In Mycobacterium sp. ITM-2016-00317, the genomic window CCAGAGCGACGTTACGTGCGTCCAGCGAGTAGAAGAACTCCTCGCGGGACATGAGTCCGAGGGGTACCGCGAGGGCAGTTATCCCGACAGCAAACAGCCAGTCGATGCAGAGCGCGCCGATGCGGCGACCGAAGCGGGCGATGGAGCCGGGGCCGGTCTCCGGCAGACCGAGACGTTGACCGGGATAGGTGGAGGCCCGCTGGTCGGGGTCGTCCGATTGTGACGGTCCCGACAGCCAGGACCCAATGCTGCGGGCCATGGAGCAAGGATAGGTGCAGGCCGATAGGGTTCTAAAACCACCGGCGACGCGATGCGTAACTTCTACGCAACATGCGGTTGACTGCCGTGCAACATCGTGTCCATACCGTCACCGGCGGGCTACCAGTCAAAGGAGAGCAATCAGTGGCAGAACAGACCGCCGACGACATCATCAAGCTGATCAAAGACGAGAACGTCGAGTACGTCGACATTCGGTTCTGTGATCTGCCCGGTGTCGTCCAGCACTTCTCGATTCCGGCATCGGCGTTCGACGAGAGCGTGTTCGAGGACGGCCTCGCATTCGACGGTTCGTCGGTGCGCGGCTTCCAGTCGATCCACGAGTCGGACATGATGCTGCTGCCCGACCCCGCGACTGCGCGTATCGACCCGTTCCGGCACGCGAAGACGTTGAACATGAACTTCTTCGTGCACGACCCGTTCACCCGTGAGGCCTACTCGCGCGACCCCCGTAACGTCGCCCGCAAGGCCGAGAGCTACCTGGCCAGCACCGGCATCGCCGACACGTGCTTCTTCGGCGCCGAGGCCGAGTTCTACATCTTCGACTCGGTGACCTTCGATTCGAAGATCAACGGCACCTTCTACGAGGTCGACTCGGAGTCGGGCTGGTGGAACACCGGTGAGCCGTTCGAGTCCGACGGCAGCCCCAACCTGGGCTACAAGGTCCGCCCCAAGGGCGGCTACTTCCCGGTGGCGCCGTACGACCACTACGTCGACCTGCGCGACGAGATGGCCACCAACCTGCAGAACGCCGGTTTCATCCTGGAGCGCGGTCACCACGAGGTGGGCACCGCCGGCCAGGCCGAGATCAACTACAAGTTCAACACGCTGCTGCACGCGGCCGACGATGTGCTGCTGTTCAAGTACATCATCAAGAACACCGCATGGAAGAACGGCAAGACCGTCACGTTCATGCCGAAGCCGCTGTTCGGTGACAACGGTTCGGGCATGCACGCCCACCAGTCGCTGTGGAAGGACGGCAAGCCGCTGTTCCACGACGAGTCGGGCTACGCCGGCCTGTCGGACATGGCCCGCCACTACATCGGCGGCATCCTGCACCACGCGCCGTCGCTGCTGGCGTTCACCAACCCCACGGTGAACTCCTACAAGCGTCTGGTGCCGGGCTACGAGGCGCCGATCAACCTGGTGTACAGCCAGCGCAACCGGTCGGCCTGCGTCCGTATCCCGATCACCGGCAACAACCCGAAGGCCAAGCGCCTCGAGTTCCGTTGCCCGGACAGCTCGGGTAACCCGTACCTGGCGTTCGCCGCGATGCTGATGGCCGGCATCGACGGCATCAAGAAGAAGATCGAGCCGCTGGCCCCGGTCGACAAGGACCTGTACGAGCTGC contains:
- a CDS encoding RDD family protein, which translates into the protein MARSIGSWLSGPSQSDDPDQRASTYPGQRLGLPETGPGSIARFGRRIGALCIDWLFAVGITALAVPLGLMSREEFFYSLDARNVALVVWLVLGVASVRMFSFTPGQLALGLKVVSVDNRAHVSFGRALARNLLVLVVIPALFTDADLRGLHDLATKTAVVRR
- the glnA gene encoding type I glutamate--ammonia ligase, which encodes MAEQTADDIIKLIKDENVEYVDIRFCDLPGVVQHFSIPASAFDESVFEDGLAFDGSSVRGFQSIHESDMMLLPDPATARIDPFRHAKTLNMNFFVHDPFTREAYSRDPRNVARKAESYLASTGIADTCFFGAEAEFYIFDSVTFDSKINGTFYEVDSESGWWNTGEPFESDGSPNLGYKVRPKGGYFPVAPYDHYVDLRDEMATNLQNAGFILERGHHEVGTAGQAEINYKFNTLLHAADDVLLFKYIIKNTAWKNGKTVTFMPKPLFGDNGSGMHAHQSLWKDGKPLFHDESGYAGLSDMARHYIGGILHHAPSLLAFTNPTVNSYKRLVPGYEAPINLVYSQRNRSACVRIPITGNNPKAKRLEFRCPDSSGNPYLAFAAMLMAGIDGIKKKIEPLAPVDKDLYELPPEEAANIPQAPTSLAAVIDKLEQDHEYLTEGGVFTTDLIETWISYKRENEIMPIQIRPHPYEFSLYYDV